In Alphaproteobacteria bacterium, the following proteins share a genomic window:
- a CDS encoding proline--tRNA ligase — translation MKLSKYFLPTLRETPSEAQVMSHRLMLRAGMISQTSAGIYSWLPLGVRVLHKIEQIVREEQDRAGCQEVLMPTLQPADLWKESGRYDSYGKEMLRIKDRHDREMLYGPTNEEVITDIFRKYIKSYKDLPKNLYQIQWKFRDEIRPRFGVMRGREFLMKDNYSFDIDRKGAEASYKNMYEAYLKTFARMGLVAIPVKADPGPIGGDMSQEFQILAKTGESEVFYDKAFEKISGADLDVDHMRTLYAAADDMHDPKNCPVKEEDLLTARGIEVGHIFYFGTKYSEALGATVAGPDGSLVPVEMGSYGIGVSRLVGAIIEANYDDHGIKWPESVAPFTAGIINLKVGDVGTDKMCNDLYAAFQESNLDVLYDDREMQPGAKFSDMDLIGLPWQFIVGPRGLAKGQIELKNRRTGEREELSVESAFSHFTSKIAAYRKSA, via the coding sequence ATGAAATTATCCAAGTATTTTTTGCCTACGTTGAGAGAAACACCCAGCGAAGCCCAAGTCATGTCCCATCGTTTGATGTTGCGTGCAGGGATGATCAGTCAAACAAGTGCGGGGATTTATTCATGGCTTCCCTTGGGGGTACGTGTTCTTCATAAAATTGAACAAATTGTTCGAGAAGAGCAAGATCGTGCAGGGTGTCAGGAAGTCCTTATGCCAACGCTTCAGCCGGCAGATCTTTGGAAAGAAAGTGGGCGCTATGATAGTTATGGCAAGGAAATGCTCCGTATAAAGGATCGTCATGACCGGGAAATGCTCTATGGCCCCACAAATGAAGAAGTGATCACTGATATTTTTAGAAAGTATATCAAGAGCTATAAAGATCTGCCTAAGAATCTCTACCAGATCCAGTGGAAGTTTCGAGATGAAATTCGCCCCAGATTTGGTGTTATGCGTGGTCGTGAGTTCTTGATGAAGGATAATTATTCCTTTGATATTGATAGAAAGGGTGCCGAAGCTTCCTACAAGAATATGTATGAGGCTTATCTGAAGACTTTTGCCCGCATGGGACTTGTGGCGATTCCAGTTAAAGCCGATCCAGGCCCCATTGGGGGTGATATGAGTCAGGAATTTCAAATTCTGGCAAAAACTGGCGAGAGCGAAGTCTTCTATGATAAGGCCTTCGAAAAGATCAGTGGGGCTGATCTAGATGTTGACCATATGAGAACTCTTTATGCTGCAGCCGATGACATGCACGACCCTAAGAATTGCCCCGTAAAGGAGGAAGATCTTTTAACGGCCCGTGGCATAGAGGTGGGGCATATTTTCTATTTTGGCACCAAATACTCTGAGGCACTTGGGGCGACGGTCGCTGGACCTGACGGATCGTTGGTTCCTGTGGAAATGGGATCATATGGTATAGGTGTGTCTCGACTTGTGGGAGCCATTATTGAAGCCAATTATGACGATCATGGCATTAAGTGGCCCGAGAGTGTTGCGCCATTCACGGCAGGGATCATCAACTTAAAAGTTGGAGATGTGGGCACCGATAAAATGTGTAACGACTTGTATGCCGCCTTCCAAGAATCTAATTTGGATGTCCTTTATGATGATAGGGAGATGCAACCAGGTGCTAAGTTTTCAGATATGGATCTTATTGGATTACCTTGGCAGTTCATCGTGGGGCCAAGAGGACTTGCAAAGGGACAGATTGAGCTGAAAAACCGTCGAACGGGTGAACGGGAAGAGCTATCAGTTGAGTCGGCATTTTCCCATTTTACATCTAAAATTGCCGCCTATCGCAAGTCAGCGTAA